A stretch of the Rhinoderma darwinii isolate aRhiDar2 chromosome 3, aRhiDar2.hap1, whole genome shotgun sequence genome encodes the following:
- the LOC142750731 gene encoding olfactory receptor 11L1-like, which produces MQKNNMTSVTDFKLLGFQVSQNIRILMFFLLLVIYCWTISMNFLIITLVSTIKNLHTPMYFFLTQLFINDILLTSDIAPNTLHILLNNGGTITFVDCITQLYFFSASEASECLILTMMSYDRYVAICNPLRYTSIMTDGHCMILAATSWLLGFSVMLMTIITTSKLNFCGPNMIDHFFCDLIPLLDISCSDTFIVQMEISLLRIPLVFIPIFIIILSYAKIIFTTLRIPSSTGRQKAFSTCSSHLIVVSIFYWTMFSVYVFPTRGKTLSISKSLSLLYTVFTPLINPIIYSLKNSDIKKALQERIYKHLRR; this is translated from the coding sequence ATGCAGAAGAATAATATGACCTCTGTCACAGATTTCAAGCTCTTAGGATTTCAAGTCAGTCAGAATATAAGAATTTTAATGTTCTTTCTGCTTCTTGTGATTTACTGTTGGACAATTTCTATGAACTTTCTGATCATCACCCTTGTGTCCACCATCAAGAACCTCCACACTCCAATGTACTTCTTCCTCACACAACTGTTTATCAATGACATCTTGTTGACTTCAGATATTGCCCCAAATACATTACATATTCTACTGAATAATGGGGGGACCATCACTTTTGTTGATTGTATCacacaactttattttttcagtGCTTCAGAAGCATCTGAATGCCTCATTCTCACAATGATGTCCtatgacagatatgtggccatctgTAATCCTCTCCGTTACACCTCTATCATGACAGATGGACATTGTATGATATTAGCCGCCACCTCTTGGTTGCTTGGATTTTCTGTTATGTTGATGACCATCATAACAACATCGAAACTAAATTTTTGTGGACCAAATATGATTGACCATTTCTTCTGTGATCTTATTCCCTTATTAGATATTTCCTGTTCTGATACCTTCATTGTTCAGATGGAAATTTCTTTACTACGTATTCCATTAGTCTTCATCCCCATTTTTATAATTATATTGTCATATGCCAAAATAATTTTTACCACCTTAAGGATTCCGTCCAGTACCGGTAGACAGAAAGCCTTttccacctgtagctcccacctcatTGTGGTCTCCATATTTTACTGGACTATGTTCAGTGTTTATGTTTTCCCAACAAGGGGGAAAACCTTAAGCATTAGTAAGAGCCTATCCCTGCTCTACACTGTATTTACCCCTCTGATCAACCCCATTATATACAGCTTAAAGAATAGCGATATTAAGAAGGCCTTGCAAGAACGCATTTATAAACATCTCAGGCGCTAG
- the LOC142750732 gene encoding olfactory receptor 1468-like gives MEHENYMKNSNCSLASVILLSGLKGFKTLSTFIFLLLLIIYCVTICGNLLIILVVSNSRSLHSPMYFFLTQLSLSDILLSTTIVPNMLRVVLYEGSSVSFIGCLTQFYCFSASELLQSLLLTVMSYDRYQAICNPLHYTSVMDLTFCIRAVVLFWVIISVLILINSVTMSRLQFCGPNIIDHYFCDRDPILELSCSDTFIIKVEGLFLIVPLAICPFIVIIVSYVYIVITILKIPSVTRRQKTFSTCSSHLAVVSIYYGSVTCIYLFPNQKIVNKILSVFYTVITPLLNPIIYSLSNRDINKALTSLMSKTFNIFQAGRHLNLWV, from the coding sequence ATGGAACATGAAAATTATATGAAAAATAGCAATTGCAGCCTGGCGTCTGTGATTCTGCTTTCAGGATTAAAGGGTTTCAAAACGTTAAGTACCTTCATATTTCTTCTGCTTCTGATCATCTACTGTGTGACTATATGTGGAAACCTCCTCATCATTCTAGTGGTGTCCAACAGCCGGTCACTCCACTCTCCCATGTACTTCTTCCTCACACAACTCTCTTTATCAGATATTCTACTCTCCACCACCATAGTACCCAACATGCTCCGTGTGGTGTTGTATGAAGGAAGTTCTGTGTCTTTTATCggatgtttgacacaattttactgtttttcagcctctgaattaTTACAATCTCTTCTCCTGACCGTCATGTCCTATGACAGGTATCAGGCCATCTGTAACCCTCTACATTACACCTCCGTCATGGACCTCACATTTTGTATAAGGGCCGTTGTGTTGTTTTGGGTGATCATTTCTGTTTTAATATTGATTAATTCAGTGACAATGAGTCGTTTACAGTTCTGTGGACCAAACATCATTGACCATTACTTCTGTGATAGAGACCCGATACTAGAACTTTCCTGCTCAGACACTTTTATCATAAAAGTAGAGGGTTTATTTTTGATTGTACCACTAGCAATCTGCCCATTTATTGTGATTATTGTCTCATATGTTTATATTGTCATCACCATACTGAAGATCCCATCTGTGACAAGGAGGCAGAAGaccttctccacctgtagctctCACCTGGCTGTGGTGTCTATATATTATGGGTCAGTTACTTGTATCTATTTATTTCCAAATCAGAAAATTGTGAATAAAATCCTCTCCGTGTTCTACACGGTTATTACTCCTCTTCTGAATCCTATAATATACAGTCTTAGTAATAGAGATATTAATAAGGCTCTTACAAGCCTCATGAGTAAAACGTTTAATATATTCCAGGCGGGCCGGCATCTTAACCTTTGGGTGTAA